The Epilithonimonas zeae genome contains a region encoding:
- the dnaG gene encoding DNA primase, with amino-acid sequence MITKETIDKIFSTIRVEEIIGEYVQLKRAGSNFKGLSPFHEEKSPSFVVSPSKQIWKDFSTGKGGTAISFLMEIENFTYPEALRHAAKKYGIEIEENIREYSEEEKQSQTERDLLYKIHEVANDFFQDQLWESEEGKMIAYSYFKERELRDDIIKKFQLGYSPEKKNAFTEFALGKAYSKDILEKSGLSIFPENTPSGIDRFRDRVVFPIHSFSGRVLGFGARILKNNVKTAKYLNSPETEIYHKSNVLYGLNQSKQSISRKNLCLLVEGYMDVVSLHQSGIENVVASSGTSLTTEQIKLIKRLTENVTILFDGDKAGIKASFRSIDMLLSEGMNIRVLLFPDGDDPDSFARKHPQEYVENFIDKEAKDFIDFKAEILLKDAGNDPIRKAESIRDIVKSVAFVQNALKREVYLKEVSNKFGLSEQSLFNELQIQTNVTQQQESKPKFEEKKAAPKLEIVQENTFSVNPLLLQEEKLVDLMLKYGDFVLDRKDADGNAYKITVIEEILNHLEEDECEIQLDIHKTIISEIKEGILQNEIRSGNFFFNMMDEEISGKLANALIENYHTSNWNKFNIYFSSEEEVVPKLVSDIVLRHKREYVVKLINDLKNTTDNEQDNTHIYQNIILLTQLKNKLDSELFRIL; translated from the coding sequence GTGATTACGAAAGAGACGATTGATAAAATATTTTCTACCATCCGTGTAGAAGAGATCATTGGTGAATATGTTCAGTTGAAAAGGGCAGGCTCTAACTTCAAGGGTTTGAGTCCTTTTCACGAGGAAAAATCACCAAGTTTTGTAGTTTCTCCTAGTAAGCAGATCTGGAAAGACTTCTCGACAGGAAAAGGAGGAACAGCTATTTCTTTTTTAATGGAAATCGAGAATTTCACTTATCCCGAAGCACTTCGCCACGCGGCGAAAAAATATGGGATAGAGATAGAGGAAAATATCCGAGAATATTCTGAAGAAGAAAAACAATCACAAACCGAGCGTGATTTGCTTTATAAGATCCACGAGGTTGCCAATGATTTTTTCCAAGATCAGCTTTGGGAATCGGAAGAAGGCAAAATGATTGCTTATTCTTATTTTAAAGAAAGAGAACTTCGGGATGATATTATCAAAAAATTCCAATTAGGTTATTCTCCTGAAAAGAAAAATGCGTTTACAGAGTTCGCTCTTGGAAAAGCTTATTCCAAAGATATTCTTGAAAAATCAGGGTTGTCCATATTTCCGGAAAATACACCTTCAGGAATAGATAGATTCCGTGATAGAGTAGTGTTTCCGATTCACAGTTTTTCGGGAAGAGTTCTTGGTTTTGGTGCAAGAATTCTCAAGAATAATGTCAAAACTGCGAAATACCTCAACTCTCCGGAAACCGAAATTTACCATAAATCCAATGTTCTTTATGGTCTGAATCAAAGCAAACAATCCATTTCCAGAAAAAACCTTTGTCTTTTGGTGGAAGGTTATATGGATGTGGTTTCGCTTCATCAGTCAGGAATTGAAAATGTTGTGGCAAGTTCAGGAACGTCTTTGACAACGGAACAGATCAAATTAATAAAAAGATTAACTGAAAACGTAACGATTCTTTTCGATGGTGATAAAGCAGGAATCAAAGCGAGTTTCCGAAGCATCGATATGTTACTTTCCGAAGGAATGAACATTCGTGTTCTTCTCTTTCCAGATGGTGATGATCCCGATTCTTTTGCAAGAAAACATCCGCAGGAATATGTTGAGAATTTCATTGATAAAGAAGCCAAAGATTTCATCGATTTCAAAGCTGAGATTCTTCTGAAAGATGCAGGCAATGACCCCATCAGAAAAGCAGAATCAATCCGTGATATTGTAAAATCGGTTGCGTTTGTGCAAAATGCTTTGAAACGTGAAGTTTATTTGAAAGAAGTTTCGAATAAATTTGGATTGAGTGAGCAAAGTTTGTTTAATGAACTTCAGATTCAGACCAATGTCACACAACAGCAGGAATCAAAACCTAAGTTTGAAGAGAAAAAGGCTGCTCCAAAATTAGAAATTGTTCAGGAAAATACTTTTTCTGTCAATCCATTGTTGCTTCAGGAAGAAAAATTGGTTGATTTGATGTTGAAATATGGTGATTTCGTCTTAGACAGAAAAGATGCTGATGGAAACGCTTACAAAATTACAGTCATAGAAGAAATTCTGAATCATTTGGAAGAAGATGAATGCGAGATTCAGCTGGATATTCATAAAACAATTATTTCTGAAATCAAAGAAGGTATTCTTCAAAACGAAATAAGATCAGGTAATTTTTTCTTCAATATGATGGATGAGGAAATCTCTGGTAAACTAGCGAATGCACTTATAGAAAACTATCACACAAGCAACTGGAACAAGTTCAATATTTATTTCAGTTCAGAAGAGGAGGTTGTTCCGAAGCTTGTTTCGGATATTGTTTTAAGACATAAAAGAGAATATGTTGTTAAGTTAATCAACGACCTGAAGAATACAACAGATAATGAGCAAGATAATACGCATATTTATCAAAATATCATTCTCTTGACTCAACTCAAAAACAAATTAGACAGCGAATTATTTCGTATTTTGTGA
- the tsaE gene encoding tRNA (adenosine(37)-N6)-threonylcarbamoyltransferase complex ATPase subunit type 1 TsaE, with product MQFTIHQLEEWKDIVNQIIPNLQHNILLLKGNLGAGKTTFSQFLLQELGSSDEISSPTYSIVNEYDTPKGKVFHFDLYRLKSVEEAYDFGIEEYLDNGFLSIIEWPEIYMDELEGYDFHEMTITNTESGREIEFN from the coding sequence ATGCAATTTACAATTCATCAGCTTGAAGAATGGAAAGACATTGTCAATCAAATCATTCCAAATCTTCAACATAATATTCTTCTTCTCAAAGGCAATCTGGGCGCAGGAAAAACCACTTTTTCTCAGTTTTTGCTTCAGGAATTGGGAAGCTCAGACGAAATCTCATCTCCAACCTACTCTATTGTGAATGAGTATGATACACCAAAAGGAAAAGTTTTTCATTTTGATTTGTACCGATTAAAATCTGTGGAAGAAGCTTATGATTTCGGGATTGAGGAATATCTTGACAATGGATTTTTGTCAATTATAGAATGGCCGGAAATCTATATGGACGAGCTTGAAGGTTACGATTTTCACGAAATGACCATCACCAATACAGAATCCGGAAGAGAAATCGAGTTTAATTAA
- a CDS encoding alanine dehydrogenase, whose amino-acid sequence MSSTSTIFTPFTEEELIPKEEKLEVVKKGKTFSIGIPKETCLNEKRTCIIPDAVQILVNNGHKVIIESGAGEGSHFSDILYSEAGAEITNDPKVAFSQDLVLKINPPTEEEIDYLRPMTYLISALQINLRDKDYFLKLACKKVNAIAFEFIMDEYKQLSLVRLIGEIAGSVSILYASELLAMSNGLMLGGITGVRPTEVVILGAGIVGEFATKAAIGLGASVKVFDNSLSKLRRLHTLVDSRVPTSVIDPKELTKSLRRADVVIGALPRLNLPPIVTEDMVMKMKKGSVIIDITIDNGKVIETSELTTTEKPFIVKHDVIHCGLPNLTSRMPRTTTKAVSNFFLSYLLGYDEEGGFENMLIHKNEIKQSLYMYKGRHTKQLICNKFDLPYHDINLLIF is encoded by the coding sequence ATGAGCAGTACATCAACCATATTTACGCCTTTTACAGAAGAAGAACTGATTCCTAAAGAGGAAAAACTAGAAGTTGTAAAAAAAGGAAAAACCTTTAGCATTGGTATTCCAAAAGAAACTTGTCTGAACGAAAAAAGAACGTGTATCATTCCGGATGCAGTTCAGATTTTGGTAAATAATGGACACAAAGTCATTATAGAAAGTGGCGCCGGAGAAGGCTCACACTTTTCTGATATTTTATACTCCGAAGCTGGTGCAGAGATTACAAACGACCCCAAAGTCGCTTTTTCTCAAGACTTGGTTCTAAAAATAAATCCACCAACCGAAGAGGAAATCGATTACTTGAGACCGATGACTTATTTAATTTCGGCTTTACAAATCAATCTTAGAGACAAAGATTATTTCCTGAAATTAGCTTGCAAAAAAGTCAATGCGATTGCTTTCGAATTCATAATGGATGAATACAAACAATTGTCATTGGTAAGATTAATTGGTGAAATTGCTGGAAGTGTTTCCATCCTTTACGCCTCAGAATTATTGGCAATGTCCAACGGATTGATGCTTGGCGGAATCACTGGTGTTCGTCCTACGGAAGTTGTAATTCTTGGAGCGGGAATCGTTGGAGAATTCGCGACAAAAGCTGCTATAGGACTTGGAGCGAGTGTCAAAGTTTTTGATAATTCATTGTCGAAGCTTCGAAGACTTCATACTTTGGTGGACAGTCGTGTTCCAACATCGGTCATCGACCCGAAAGAATTAACAAAATCGCTTAGAAGAGCCGATGTTGTTATCGGAGCTTTACCAAGGTTGAATCTTCCTCCAATCGTTACCGAAGATATGGTAATGAAAATGAAAAAAGGAAGTGTCATCATCGATATCACAATCGATAATGGAAAGGTGATTGAAACCTCAGAGCTGACAACAACAGAAAAACCATTCATTGTAAAACACGACGTTATCCACTGTGGTTTACCGAATTTGACTTCAAGAATGCCGAGAACGACAACGAAAGCTGTGAGCAATTTCTTCCTAAGCTATCTGTTAGGTTATGACGAAGAGGGCGGTTTCGAAAATATGCTGATTCATAAAAACGAAATCAAACAATCTCTTTATATGTACAAAGGAAGACATACGAAACAATTGATTTGCAACAAGTTCGACCTTCCTTATCATGATATCAATCTTTTGATTTTCTAA
- a CDS encoding histidine kinase, whose translation MSGKNLLLPDYFLFGGIFVIFFLLVLTFFLYGKYKSSKAKNKILEDNYKAIESKLDNVRLEHIETKLNPHLFKNILNSVQSHAYQTYISLDKLASILDYILYESSNKFVSPKEELDFAMNLIEINKIKINPLFDFRIKTKINKEDSIYLEKVFAPLISVDLIENAFKHTDFLAEDSFIAVNLILDDGKFEMKVSNKISEKTPLKKENSGFGSKSFDQRLKLIYKDHYKLNKNITNGNYVAHLTINLSEFYDKMRYSGR comes from the coding sequence ATGTCTGGCAAAAATCTCTTACTTCCGGATTATTTTCTGTTTGGTGGGATTTTCGTCATCTTTTTTTTGCTGGTTTTAACTTTCTTCCTTTATGGGAAATACAAATCGTCAAAAGCGAAAAATAAAATTTTAGAAGACAATTACAAAGCGATTGAAAGCAAACTCGACAATGTACGCTTAGAACATATCGAGACCAAACTCAATCCGCATCTTTTCAAAAACATTCTCAATTCGGTTCAATCACACGCTTATCAGACTTATATTTCGTTGGATAAATTGGCGAGTATTCTGGATTATATTCTTTATGAAAGCAGCAACAAATTCGTGAGTCCAAAAGAGGAATTGGATTTTGCAATGAACCTTATCGAAATCAATAAAATCAAAATCAATCCTTTGTTCGATTTTAGAATTAAAACGAAAATTAATAAAGAAGATTCTATATATCTGGAGAAAGTTTTTGCCCCATTGATTTCTGTTGATTTGATTGAAAATGCTTTTAAACACACCGATTTTTTGGCTGAGGATTCTTTTATTGCCGTGAATTTAATTTTAGATGACGGGAAATTTGAGATGAAAGTCTCCAACAAAATCTCCGAAAAAACACCATTAAAAAAGGAAAACAGCGGATTCGGAAGCAAATCATTTGACCAAAGATTGAAACTGATTTACAAAGACCATTACAAGCTGAACAAAAATATCACCAACGGAAATTACGTCGCCCATTTAACCATTAATCTTTCAGAATTTTATGATAAAATGCGTTATTCTGGACGATGA
- a CDS encoding LytR/AlgR family response regulator transcription factor: protein MIKCVILDDELLAISYLKLLCDQIEGIEVVKAFNNPKIFLQEINDIDCDVCILDIEMPGMNGLQVAELIKNKKIIFTTAYKEYAAEAFDLDVVDYVRKPIKKERLQQAFEKAEKLLGEQKKNQFFEWNTNLGKTRIFVSDVVYIKTSDIDSRDKDLMLKNNSEITLKNLSFKNLSELLPEKLFVQINKKEMVNIQHIQVFSSSEIILDMVSSDGIPLKLGVSDIFKNQISEKLSR, encoded by the coding sequence ATGATAAAATGCGTTATTCTGGACGATGAATTATTGGCAATCAGCTACCTGAAACTTCTCTGCGACCAGATTGAAGGTATAGAAGTTGTGAAAGCTTTCAACAATCCGAAAATATTTTTGCAAGAAATCAATGATATCGACTGTGATGTCTGCATTCTTGATATCGAAATGCCTGGAATGAATGGACTTCAAGTCGCGGAATTAATCAAAAACAAAAAAATCATTTTCACAACCGCTTACAAAGAATATGCGGCAGAAGCTTTTGACCTTGATGTGGTAGATTATGTACGGAAACCTATCAAAAAAGAACGTCTTCAACAAGCTTTTGAAAAGGCTGAAAAATTACTCGGCGAGCAGAAAAAAAATCAGTTTTTTGAGTGGAATACCAATCTCGGAAAAACCCGAATTTTTGTCAGTGATGTGGTTTACATCAAAACTTCTGACATAGACAGCCGCGACAAAGACTTAATGCTGAAAAACAATTCAGAAATCACACTTAAAAATCTGAGCTTCAAAAATTTATCTGAATTATTACCTGAAAAATTGTTTGTTCAAATTAATAAAAAGGAAATGGTTAACATTCAGCATATTCAGGTTTTTTCTTCTTCGGAAATTATTCTGGATATGGTTTCATCAGACGGAATTCCTTTAAAATTGGGTGTCAGCGATATTTTCAAAAATCAAATTTCTGAAAAATTGTCAAGATAA
- a CDS encoding cation:proton antiporter: protein MKKYRNIIFYVLTIAFFSCLMYWFFVEGKTLEIGESIAPTKVTGGTMWDTFATSFLENLHHPLALLLAQIVTIIVVAKFFGWICVKLKQPSVIGEMIAGIVLGPSLVGLYFPEFSAFMFPKESLPNLQFLSQIGLILFMYIVGMELDLSVLRKKAHDAVVISHASIIIPFALGVGLAYFIYKEFAPDGIQFSSFALFMAIAMSITAFPVLARIVQERNLHKTKIGTVVITCAAADDITAWCILAAVIAVVKAGSFSGSIFVIIMAIVYVFLMIRLVKPFLTRIAESQKGKGFINKALVAVFFLILIISSYLTEVIGIHALFGAFMAGAIMPENVKFRNLFIEKVEDVALVLLLPLFFVFTGLRTQIGLLNDPHLWKIGGLIILTAVIGKFVGSALTAKFLRLNWKDSLTIGALMNTRGLTELIVLNIGYDLGVLGPELFAMLVIMALFTTFMTGPCLDMINYFFKGKKSSLEEDDNDNDEKYKVLLSFETPESGSTLLKLADNFTHKMNGNKSVTAMNIAPLDELHAFDIEDYEKELFEDVIDTSQALKLEVTTLFKASTDTQSDLVNITNKGNYDLLLIMLGKSIYEGTLLGKLLGFTTKIINPSKLLNTVTGKSYIFNNSPFDDFTLSIIDKTNIPVGIMVDKNFESADRIFIPIFDLSDFYLVEYAKRLINNNDSQVIILDAAGQIRKNTEIRELIRNIEHIAPNHITLYNEKTIEKEFLESQDLMLISSKSWKNLIDTKSLWLSDIPSTLIVSNP, encoded by the coding sequence ATGAAAAAGTACAGAAATATTATCTTTTACGTCCTTACAATTGCGTTTTTCTCTTGTTTGATGTATTGGTTTTTTGTAGAAGGAAAAACTTTGGAAATTGGAGAAAGTATTGCGCCGACTAAAGTAACTGGCGGAACGATGTGGGACACTTTCGCTACATCATTCTTAGAAAATCTTCATCATCCATTGGCACTTCTTTTGGCACAAATTGTTACCATAATTGTTGTTGCTAAGTTTTTCGGATGGATTTGTGTTAAGCTGAAACAACCATCTGTAATTGGCGAGATGATTGCAGGTATTGTCCTTGGACCATCACTTGTAGGATTATATTTTCCAGAATTTTCAGCGTTTATGTTCCCAAAAGAATCGCTTCCTAACTTACAATTTCTAAGTCAGATTGGTTTGATTCTCTTCATGTATATCGTGGGGATGGAGCTGGATTTGAGCGTTCTGAGAAAAAAAGCACACGATGCGGTTGTTATCAGCCACGCAAGTATTATCATTCCTTTTGCTTTGGGTGTTGGACTGGCTTACTTTATCTATAAAGAATTTGCGCCTGACGGAATTCAATTCAGTTCGTTTGCCTTATTTATGGCGATTGCGATGAGTATCACAGCATTTCCAGTTCTTGCAAGAATTGTTCAGGAAAGGAATCTCCATAAAACCAAAATTGGAACCGTTGTAATTACTTGTGCTGCAGCCGATGACATTACGGCCTGGTGCATCTTAGCAGCCGTAATTGCAGTTGTAAAAGCAGGCTCTTTTTCGGGTTCTATTTTTGTCATTATAATGGCAATTGTTTACGTTTTCTTGATGATAAGATTGGTAAAACCTTTCCTTACAAGAATTGCCGAATCACAAAAAGGAAAAGGATTCATCAACAAAGCATTGGTTGCCGTTTTCTTTTTGATATTGATTATCTCATCTTATTTGACAGAAGTTATCGGGATTCATGCACTTTTCGGAGCGTTTATGGCTGGAGCGATAATGCCTGAAAATGTGAAATTCAGAAACCTTTTCATCGAGAAAGTTGAAGACGTCGCTTTGGTTTTGTTACTTCCATTATTCTTTGTATTCACAGGACTTAGAACACAAATCGGATTATTGAACGACCCCCATCTCTGGAAAATCGGTGGATTGATTATCTTGACGGCGGTTATCGGTAAATTTGTAGGAAGCGCATTGACTGCTAAATTTCTAAGATTAAATTGGAAAGACAGTCTCACCATCGGTGCTTTGATGAATACAAGAGGTTTGACTGAACTGATTGTTCTTAATATCGGTTATGACTTAGGTGTTTTAGGCCCTGAATTATTTGCGATGCTTGTGATAATGGCGCTATTCACAACTTTTATGACAGGTCCTTGTCTTGATATGATCAATTATTTCTTCAAAGGAAAAAAATCAAGTCTGGAAGAAGACGACAATGATAATGATGAAAAATATAAAGTTCTTTTATCATTTGAAACGCCGGAATCCGGAAGTACATTGTTGAAATTAGCTGATAATTTTACCCATAAAATGAACGGTAATAAAAGCGTAACAGCAATGAACATTGCTCCTCTTGATGAATTGCACGCTTTTGACATCGAAGATTATGAAAAAGAACTATTTGAAGATGTGATTGATACTTCTCAGGCCTTAAAACTGGAAGTAACGACACTTTTCAAAGCTTCCACAGATACACAAAGTGATTTAGTTAATATTACTAACAAAGGTAATTATGATTTGCTTTTGATAATGTTAGGAAAATCCATTTACGAAGGAACTTTGCTTGGAAAATTGCTTGGTTTCACGACCAAAATCATCAATCCAAGTAAATTACTCAATACGGTTACTGGAAAATCATATATTTTCAACAACTCCCCTTTTGATGATTTCACATTAAGTATTATCGATAAAACCAATATTCCTGTTGGGATAATGGTGGACAAAAACTTTGAAAGTGCAGACAGAATCTTTATCCCAATTTTTGATTTGAGCGATTTTTATCTGGTTGAATATGCTAAACGATTGATCAATAATAACGACTCTCAGGTTATCATTTTGGACGCAGCAGGACAAATCCGTAAGAATACAGAAATCCGTGAATTGATAAGAAATATCGAACATATCGCGCCGAATCACATTACGCTTTACAATGAAAAAACAATCGAAAAAGAATTCCTAGAATCTCAGGATTTGATGTTGATCAGCAGCAAAAGCTGGAAAAATCTGATTGATACAAAAAGTCTTTGGTTATCAGACATTCCATCCACTTTAATTGTTTCGAATCCATAA
- a CDS encoding prephenate dehydrogenase: protein MKIGIIGTGLIGGSIALKLKEKNFAEFVYGIDQNEENLNKALELNIIDEKADLELGIKNSELIIISIPVDSAKKILPDVLDLINENQVVMDVGSTKSGIVDSIKNHLNRKRFVAFHPMWGTENSGPNAATKDSFTGKAAVICNKEESDENALEIVEQVIEALEMHPIYMNADVHDIHTAYISHISHITSYALANTVLEKEREEDTIFQLASSGFSSTVRLAKSHPEMWVPIFRQNKENVLDVLNEHISQLRKFKSALEKENFDYLEELIRNANKIRGILDK from the coding sequence ATGAAAATAGGAATTATTGGAACCGGATTAATTGGAGGTTCCATTGCATTGAAATTAAAAGAGAAAAACTTCGCAGAATTTGTTTATGGAATTGACCAAAACGAAGAAAATCTAAACAAAGCTCTCGAGCTCAATATCATTGATGAAAAGGCAGATTTAGAATTAGGAATCAAAAATTCTGAATTAATTATCATTTCGATTCCGGTGGATTCTGCGAAGAAAATATTACCCGATGTTTTGGATTTGATTAATGAAAATCAAGTCGTAATGGACGTTGGTTCTACAAAATCAGGCATTGTAGATTCAATTAAAAATCATTTAAACAGAAAACGATTTGTCGCTTTTCACCCGATGTGGGGAACGGAAAATTCTGGTCCAAATGCGGCAACTAAAGACAGTTTTACAGGAAAAGCTGCCGTGATTTGCAACAAAGAAGAATCTGACGAAAATGCCTTGGAAATTGTAGAACAAGTTATTGAGGCTTTGGAAATGCATCCGATTTATATGAATGCCGATGTACACGATATTCACACGGCTTATATTTCGCATATTTCGCACATTACTTCTTACGCTTTGGCCAATACTGTTTTGGAAAAGGAACGAGAAGAGGATACGATTTTCCAATTGGCAAGTTCCGGTTTTTCAAGTACCGTTCGTCTGGCAAAATCTCATCCTGAAATGTGGGTTCCCATTTTCCGTCAGAACAAAGAAAACGTTTTGGATGTTCTTAATGAACATATTTCACAGCTTAGAAAATTCAAATCTGCTTTGGAGAAAGAGAATTTTGATTACTTGGAGGAATTGATTAGGAATGCGAATAAGATTCGGGGGATTTTGGATAAATAG
- the purE gene encoding 5-(carboxyamino)imidazole ribonucleotide mutase, with translation MVGIIMGSQSDLPIMQQAADFLKSLEIPYELTVVSAHRTPERMFDYAKTAKERGLKVIVAGAGGAAHLPGMVASCTTLPVIGVPILSSNSIDGWDSVLSILQMPSGIPVATVALNGASNAGILAAKIIGTSDSGVSEKLQKYQDSLKDKVLGTVDDIKKLHPNQFDK, from the coding sequence ATGGTCGGAATAATAATGGGCAGTCAAAGCGATTTGCCAATAATGCAGCAAGCTGCAGATTTTCTAAAATCTCTGGAAATTCCTTACGAATTAACAGTCGTTTCTGCGCACAGAACGCCGGAAAGAATGTTTGATTACGCGAAAACTGCTAAAGAAAGAGGTTTGAAGGTTATTGTTGCTGGAGCTGGAGGCGCGGCTCATCTTCCTGGAATGGTTGCCAGCTGTACGACTTTGCCTGTGATTGGCGTTCCGATTTTGTCCAGCAATTCTATTGACGGTTGGGATTCAGTTTTGTCAATTCTTCAGATGCCTTCTGGGATTCCTGTGGCAACGGTTGCTCTTAATGGTGCTTCAAATGCCGGAATTCTCGCAGCAAAAATTATAGGGACTTCCGATTCTGGAGTCTCTGAAAAACTGCAAAAATATCAGGATTCGCTGAAAGATAAAGTTCTTGGAACCGTGGATGATATTAAGAAATTACATCCGAATCAATTTGATAAATAA
- a CDS encoding DMT family transporter, whose product MNSKTIIAILIVAIVWGTTFLGIKIGVETVPPWFVAGFRQFLASLILLPFLIFTKNMKWIGWKNFRIQLTLSSLLLIGANGLTTVAEKNLTSSLASLISALSPVFIFIGSMIIGMEKFTIRTLVGLLMGFSGVIFIFWDGLSELSNPDYRNGLIVMILALLGWATGTIYTKKLHVQNNNLFLNLFYQFAWAGIIQLIFAFSFSDKIEVETWSVKSISAIIYLAVFGSVLAFFAYNYLLKTLLPTQVSMLSYVNTIISIFLSWLILGESISEKFIIATALIISGVFIINYKPGMLRRANK is encoded by the coding sequence TTGAATTCCAAAACCATTATCGCTATTCTAATTGTTGCCATTGTTTGGGGCACAACTTTCCTTGGTATCAAAATCGGAGTGGAAACTGTTCCACCTTGGTTTGTTGCAGGATTTCGTCAATTTTTAGCATCATTGATTCTTTTACCATTTTTAATTTTTACAAAAAATATGAAATGGATTGGCTGGAAGAATTTTAGAATTCAATTGACTTTGTCATCCTTACTTTTAATTGGTGCGAATGGTTTAACAACCGTTGCGGAGAAAAACTTAACGAGCAGTTTAGCTTCCTTAATTAGTGCACTTTCGCCGGTTTTTATCTTTATTGGAAGTATGATTATCGGAATGGAAAAATTCACTATCCGAACTTTAGTTGGTTTGTTAATGGGATTTTCGGGAGTGATTTTTATTTTCTGGGACGGATTGAGTGAACTTTCCAATCCAGATTACAGAAATGGTTTGATTGTGATGATTCTGGCACTTTTAGGCTGGGCAACCGGAACAATTTATACCAAGAAACTTCACGTTCAGAATAACAATCTTTTCCTGAATCTCTTCTACCAATTTGCTTGGGCAGGAATTATCCAGTTGATTTTCGCCTTTTCTTTTTCAGATAAAATCGAAGTTGAAACTTGGTCTGTTAAAAGTATTTCTGCGATTATTTATTTGGCAGTTTTCGGTTCTGTGTTAGCTTTCTTTGCTTATAATTATCTTTTAAAAACATTACTTCCAACACAGGTTTCTATGCTGTCTTACGTGAATACGATTATCAGTATTTTCTTGAGCTGGTTAATTCTTGGAGAATCGATTTCGGAAAAATTCATTATCGCTACAGCATTAATTATCAGCGGAGTTTTTATCATTAATTATAAACCCGGAATGTTGAGAAGAGCAAACAAATAA